A window of the Apostichopus japonicus isolate 1M-3 chromosome 8, ASM3797524v1, whole genome shotgun sequence genome harbors these coding sequences:
- the LOC139971236 gene encoding retinol dehydrogenase 13-like — protein MMTGRVFLITGSTDGIGKHTAHLIAKLGATVLVHGRSPERVQLTQLEVQQQSGNANVHGYVADFASLEGVRQLSRDIHQNHSSLDVLINNAGVLETKRMESADGYEMTFAVNVLSPFYLTSLLLDLLKKGNAPRLINVASISQACRIDFDDLQFQMNYGNGVPAYELSKLCNIMFTYMMAEKFQPCGMTVNTLDPGTVNTKMLLKSWGAIGVSVDEADYEYNLATSSAYDNVTGKYFVYNQDAMSSHVSYDKKKQQKLWDILVKITGAKFD, from the coding sequence ATGATGACTGGACGAGTGTTCCTAATCACAGGCTCCACAGATGGCATCGGCAAGCACACGGCTCATCTGATAGCCAAACTGGGAGCCACGGTGCTGGTTCACGGCCGCAGCCCAGAACGAGTACAGCTAACACAGCTGGAAGTCCAACAGCAGTCCGGAAATGCCAACGTCCACGGCTATGTGGCCGATTTTGCCTCTTTGGAAGGGGTCCGGCAACTTTCTCGAGACATTCACCAGAATCACTCCAGTCTTGACGTTCTGATAAATAACGCGGGAGTATTGGAGACAAAACGGATGGAATCGGCGGATGGCTATGAAATGACTTTTGCCGTCAATGTTCTTTCACCGTTCTATTTAACTTCCCTCCTCCTTGATTTGCTCAAGAAAGGTAATGCACCTCGCTTGATCAATGTGGCTTCCATCTCCCAGGCCTGTCGTATAGACTTTGACGACTTGCAGTTCCAAATGAATTACGGTAACGGGGTCCCTGCCTACGAACTCTCTAAACTCTGCAATATAATGTTTACCTATATGATGGCGGAGAAATTCCAACCGTGCGGCATGACGGTCAACACCTTGGATCCCGGTACGGTCAACACAAAGATGCTATTAAAATCCTGGGGTGCTATCGGAGTCTCCGTAGATGAAGCAGATTATGAATACAACTTGGCTACGAGTTCTGCTTATGACAACGTAACCGGCAAATACTTTGTTTACAATCAAGACGCAATGTCATCTCATGTCTCCTATGACaagaaaaaacagcaaaaactcTGGGATAT